One segment of Caldanaerobius polysaccharolyticus DSM 13641 DNA contains the following:
- a CDS encoding Mrp/NBP35 family ATP-binding protein, translating to MFTRDDVLNALKGVVDPEIGESIVDLGMVKDIRVDGRKVVVDVNLTVAGCPLHSTIREDIVDAIKGLGDVEKVQVNFGVMSQEEREELVRKLHPQRESQLKNARIIAVGSGKGGVGKSTVTVNLAIALAKEGYKVGLVDADIVGFSVSRMMGISGKRPVAVDDNTILPLEAYGVKVISMGCFAEENTPIIWRGPMLAGALQQFFNDVLWGDLDFLLLDLPPGTGDVPLTVMQTMPHAELVLVTTPQAAASHVAGRLAYMAQKTSMRLLGIIENMAYFECPDCGKRHYIFGKGDTERLAKELNAPILGSIPIDIKVRECSDEGRPVVLNNTPVAYIYGEIARKIAQAR from the coding sequence TTGTTTACGAGAGATGACGTGCTAAATGCCTTAAAGGGCGTTGTTGACCCTGAAATCGGGGAAAGTATAGTTGATCTAGGCATGGTCAAGGATATTAGGGTAGATGGGAGAAAAGTAGTGGTAGATGTGAATCTGACGGTAGCCGGATGTCCGTTGCACTCCACGATAAGAGAGGACATTGTGGATGCTATAAAGGGCCTCGGGGACGTTGAAAAGGTACAGGTCAATTTTGGCGTCATGTCGCAGGAAGAGAGGGAGGAACTGGTCAGAAAGCTTCATCCTCAGCGGGAATCTCAGCTTAAAAATGCCCGCATAATCGCCGTGGGTAGCGGCAAAGGAGGTGTGGGCAAATCCACTGTAACGGTAAACCTTGCCATCGCCCTGGCTAAAGAGGGTTATAAGGTGGGCCTTGTAGATGCGGATATAGTTGGATTTAGCGTATCCAGGATGATGGGTATAAGCGGAAAAAGGCCAGTGGCGGTAGATGACAATACCATACTTCCTCTGGAGGCTTACGGAGTAAAAGTGATTTCTATGGGTTGTTTTGCTGAAGAGAATACCCCTATCATATGGAGGGGACCTATGTTGGCTGGGGCCTTGCAGCAATTTTTTAACGACGTATTGTGGGGGGATCTGGACTTTTTGTTGCTGGACTTGCCGCCTGGTACGGGAGATGTACCTCTTACTGTAATGCAGACGATGCCTCATGCTGAACTGGTACTGGTGACCACGCCGCAGGCTGCGGCATCCCACGTGGCAGGGCGGCTGGCATATATGGCTCAAAAGACCTCTATGAGGCTTTTAGGTATTATTGAAAATATGGCTTACTTTGAGTGCCCTGATTGCGGTAAGAGGCATTACATTTTCGGCAAAGGGGATACAGAAAGACTAGCCAAGGAATTGAATGCTCCAATTTTGGGTAGTATACCCATTGACATTAAAGTGAGGGAGTGCAGCGATGAGGGTAGACCTGTCGTGCTAAATAATACCCCTGTGGCTTATATATACGGTGAAATCGCGAGAAAGATTGCACAGGCAAGATAA
- a CDS encoding methyl-accepting chemotaxis protein gives MLKKVLSNNYLIALILPILAGIIFLIARVSVGLTLAFTIISLAISEFISYLNNKNNSDILHTISYIIERIKYRDFTEVAVESGGIGVLSENFNSMVKEMKSIILSLSDVTSKLSDSTQQLVDGSEKIKSSVDQIAVTIEEIAKGASEQATEAEKGVSLITDLSDQIKTVYDSALQIVNSSETIKKLNEEGLKAVTLLKERSDTSAKTSYQLMELIKSFNEKTKDISNFVNAINSIAEQTNLLALNAAIEAAHAGDAGKGFGVVAEEIRKLADESKKTTKEIQDIVSGIQNESKKVEAMMDTIEEVSRFQAQAVENTNKAFATIANGVEESINMLNGVFKAIEKMENSKNSVINAIQNISAVSQETAAASEEVSANTEEQLEFIATIANSVKNLDELARELKKNVSKYKV, from the coding sequence GTGCTTAAAAAAGTGCTTTCTAACAATTACCTTATAGCCTTAATATTGCCTATTCTGGCAGGGATAATATTTTTAATAGCCCGTGTAAGCGTAGGGCTAACGTTGGCATTCACGATAATATCATTAGCAATATCAGAGTTTATATCGTACTTAAACAACAAAAACAACAGCGACATACTACATACCATATCGTACATAATCGAGAGAATCAAATACAGGGATTTCACTGAGGTGGCCGTAGAATCAGGCGGAATAGGAGTGCTGTCAGAAAATTTCAATAGCATGGTAAAGGAAATGAAATCAATAATACTATCTTTAAGCGATGTGACGTCAAAACTATCGGATTCCACCCAGCAACTGGTAGATGGCTCTGAAAAGATCAAATCCTCAGTGGATCAGATTGCCGTAACCATTGAAGAAATAGCCAAAGGAGCATCAGAGCAAGCCACAGAGGCCGAAAAAGGTGTATCACTGATCACGGATTTGTCAGATCAGATAAAGACTGTATACGACAGCGCTTTACAAATAGTAAACAGCAGCGAGACTATAAAGAAATTAAATGAAGAGGGATTGAAAGCTGTAACCCTCTTAAAGGAAAGATCAGACACGAGCGCCAAGACATCGTATCAGCTTATGGAGCTTATAAAGTCCTTTAACGAAAAGACAAAAGACATATCCAACTTTGTAAACGCTATAAATAGCATCGCAGAACAGACCAATCTCCTGGCATTAAACGCGGCCATAGAAGCAGCGCACGCCGGCGATGCAGGTAAAGGCTTCGGAGTGGTTGCCGAAGAAATAAGGAAATTAGCGGACGAAAGCAAAAAAACCACAAAAGAGATTCAGGATATAGTAAGCGGCATACAGAATGAATCCAAAAAAGTCGAGGCCATGATGGACACTATCGAAGAGGTTTCTCGCTTTCAGGCTCAGGCAGTGGAAAACACCAACAAAGCTTTTGCGACGATCGCCAATGGCGTCGAGGAAAGTATAAACATGCTAAATGGCGTATTCAAAGCCATAGAGAAGATGGAAAACAGCAAAAATTCCGTTATCAACGCCATACAGAACATATCAGCCGTATCCCAGGAAACTGCGGCTGCCAGTGAAGAGGTTTCTGCCAATACGGAAGAACAGCTGGAGTTCATTGCGACAATAGCCAACTCTGTAAAAAACCTCGACGAGCTGGCTAGAGAATTGAAGAAAAACGTCAGCAAATACAAAGTTTAG
- a CDS encoding GGDEF domain-containing protein, with product MAEMEMVEILKHIIASKNVISVFQPIVSLTTGNVIGYEALSRGPKNTPLEKPEKMFEVAKQNNMLWELEMLCRSKALEKSCSNSTARIIFLNVDPHVINDENFVSGFAREFLAKYKIDPSSIIFEITEKTAIEDYKSFKNILKYYVEQGYKIAIDDTGAGYSGLKTIVETNPQYIKVDMSLVRDIDKDQLKQNLMKTFYQFSINTNCRIIAEGIETHSELDVLIDIGIQYGQGYLLQKPAEDFVDIRPEAKEYIIERNKVKRQFRLFKPHYMPIENISRKDLPVKKDLLAYELEKIFENSRALQGVCVVNEQFEPIGLIMKKDFYSYMARPYGRDVFGHRPISRLMNQQPLIVDSNTPIDEVSRMAMSRDDEHLYDYIIISKGGKYFGITTVKDLLEKTTEIEINVAKYSNPLTGLPGNVIIDNNLKELLNEAGPFSLIYIDINNFKAYNDTYGFENGDKVILYTADILKSTLNKYHKNGFLGHIGGDDFVIIAYDHDVENMCQEIIELFDKNIRGFYNEQDAKNGFIVAKSRYGKVERIPIMGIAVAAITNKHKNYANVYELSESASRVKKLCKQYVKSHYIID from the coding sequence ATGGCAGAAATGGAAATGGTAGAAATATTAAAACACATTATAGCTTCAAAAAATGTAATCAGTGTATTTCAGCCAATCGTATCACTGACCACAGGAAATGTGATCGGCTATGAAGCTCTCAGCCGCGGGCCGAAAAACACTCCATTAGAAAAACCCGAAAAAATGTTTGAAGTAGCAAAGCAAAACAACATGTTGTGGGAACTGGAAATGCTGTGCAGGTCAAAGGCCTTAGAGAAATCCTGTAGCAACTCTACTGCTAGAATCATATTTCTAAACGTGGATCCTCACGTAATAAACGACGAAAACTTTGTCAGCGGCTTCGCAAGGGAATTCCTGGCCAAGTACAAGATTGATCCCTCATCCATAATATTTGAAATAACCGAAAAAACCGCTATAGAAGATTATAAATCTTTCAAAAATATCCTGAAATATTACGTCGAGCAAGGGTATAAAATAGCTATAGACGACACCGGGGCAGGATATTCGGGTCTTAAAACCATTGTGGAAACAAATCCCCAGTATATAAAGGTAGATATGTCACTGGTGAGGGATATAGACAAGGACCAGCTTAAACAAAATCTTATGAAGACCTTTTATCAATTTTCCATAAACACCAACTGCAGGATTATCGCAGAGGGAATCGAAACCCATAGTGAGCTGGACGTACTCATAGACATAGGTATACAGTACGGACAGGGTTACCTGTTGCAAAAACCCGCTGAAGATTTCGTTGACATTCGGCCTGAGGCAAAAGAGTACATAATAGAAAGAAATAAGGTCAAAAGGCAATTTAGGCTTTTTAAACCCCATTATATGCCCATTGAAAATATCTCCAGAAAGGATCTCCCCGTAAAAAAGGATTTATTGGCTTATGAACTGGAGAAAATATTTGAAAACAGCCGTGCATTACAGGGCGTCTGTGTGGTTAACGAACAATTTGAACCGATAGGGCTCATAATGAAAAAGGACTTCTACAGCTATATGGCTCGCCCGTACGGCAGAGACGTCTTTGGCCACAGGCCTATATCCCGTCTCATGAACCAACAACCCCTCATCGTAGACAGCAATACCCCTATTGATGAGGTATCGAGGATGGCCATGAGCAGAGACGATGAACACCTCTACGATTACATCATCATCTCCAAAGGCGGAAAGTACTTCGGCATAACCACGGTAAAAGACCTTCTGGAAAAAACCACAGAAATAGAAATAAATGTGGCTAAATACTCCAATCCTCTAACAGGTCTACCAGGCAATGTGATAATAGACAATAACCTCAAGGAATTATTAAATGAGGCAGGGCCTTTTTCCCTCATCTATATCGACATCAATAACTTCAAGGCATACAACGATACGTACGGCTTCGAAAACGGTGATAAAGTGATTTTGTATACTGCAGATATCCTCAAATCGACTTTAAATAAATACCACAAGAATGGTTTCCTGGGCCATATAGGCGGCGACGACTTCGTCATAATCGCGTACGACCACGATGTGGAAAACATGTGCCAAGAGATAATAGAGCTGTTTGACAAGAACATAAGAGGGTTTTACAATGAACAGGACGCAAAAAACGGGTTTATAGTGGCCAAAAGCCGATACGGCAAGGTGGAGAGAATACCTATTATGGGCATAGCGGTAGCAGCCATAACTAATAAACATAAAAACTATGCCAATGTATACGAACTAAGCGAAAGCGCCAGCAGAGTTAAAAAACTCTGCAAGCAATACGTAAAAAGCCACTATATCATCGATTAA
- a CDS encoding Gfo/Idh/MocA family protein, with protein sequence MKKFRAGIVGCGNIFPMHAYSVKLLENAEIAAVCDIKEDRAKKKAEELGCRYYLDYKEMIDKEKLDVIHICTPHYMHPPICIYAASKGVNVLTEKPMSIKLEDADAMIKACEDNNVALGVIFQNRYNPGSQLIKKTLESGELGKIVAGKAIVTWKRTDEYYSHSDWKGTWDKEGGGVIIDQAIHTLDLMRWFVGDDIDYVDATISNRAHDIIEVEDSAEGVIKYKNGVVTGFWAVNYYGYDAPVEIELYCEKGVAKMIADKAVIKFNDGREYSADRNPNETFNYGDVKSYWGVSHAKQIRKYYEALEKGEKPEIDGKEARKTQAMVCAIYDSGKSGKKIVF encoded by the coding sequence ATGAAAAAATTCAGAGCTGGTATTGTAGGTTGCGGAAATATATTCCCAATGCATGCCTATTCGGTTAAGTTATTGGAGAATGCGGAGATAGCGGCAGTATGCGATATCAAAGAGGACAGGGCTAAAAAAAAGGCTGAAGAATTAGGCTGCAGGTATTACTTGGATTACAAAGAGATGATAGATAAAGAGAAACTGGATGTCATTCACATCTGCACGCCCCATTATATGCATCCTCCTATATGTATATATGCTGCCAGTAAAGGGGTAAATGTCCTGACGGAAAAGCCTATGTCTATAAAATTGGAAGATGCTGATGCCATGATAAAGGCCTGTGAGGATAATAACGTGGCATTAGGCGTTATATTCCAGAATCGATATAATCCTGGTTCCCAGTTAATTAAAAAGACGCTGGAGTCTGGTGAACTGGGGAAGATCGTCGCCGGAAAGGCTATTGTCACGTGGAAACGCACCGATGAATATTACAGCCATAGTGATTGGAAAGGAACGTGGGATAAAGAGGGGGGTGGCGTAATAATAGATCAGGCTATTCACACCCTTGACCTTATGAGATGGTTTGTGGGGGACGATATCGACTATGTGGACGCTACGATATCCAATAGGGCTCATGATATCATTGAAGTGGAGGATTCCGCGGAAGGGGTTATAAAATACAAAAATGGTGTTGTAACAGGTTTTTGGGCGGTTAATTACTACGGATATGATGCTCCTGTGGAGATAGAACTTTACTGTGAAAAAGGCGTTGCCAAGATGATCGCTGATAAAGCTGTTATAAAATTCAATGACGGCAGAGAGTATTCAGCAGACAGAAATCCCAATGAAACCTTTAACTACGGCGATGTAAAGTCCTATTGGGGTGTAAGCCACGCTAAGCAGATAAGGAAGTACTACGAGGCCCTTGAGAAGGGTGAAAAGCCTGAGATAGACGGTAAAGAAGCGAGAAAAACCCAGGCGATGGTATGTGCTATATACGATTCAGGCAAAAGCGGAAAAAAGATTGTATTCTGA
- a CDS encoding dicarboxylate/amino acid:cation symporter, producing MYLSYVSLILAFISLGFLFYLKRKKVNFGIRVFIGLILGITIGSIFKEKAQIIEPIGKIYIGLIKMVVIPLVMTAIISSITSLKSPDQLKSIAVKSFAWLLSTTAIATAIGILVALSLNLGSGMKFTPDTSFKAREIPTFSQVLSNMIPSNPVASMAEGSIIPIVVFSLFIAVAIIIERKKHPEEVEPAVNFIISMEKIMFRITKMVISLTPYGVLGLIAAISAKYGLKTTIPLAKVIAAVYIACAIQLIVVHGGLVSFVAKVNPLRFFKKIYPAQVVAFTTQSSYGTLPVTIRSLVDRVKISEKIASFVASLGSTVGMNACGGLYPAIVAVFVAKVFNIELTFSHYLFLIAMTTISSIGVAGVPGTASIVTTVVLASLGLPIEGLAMVLGIDVILDMVRTMTNVTGASVAALLVATSEGEFDREAFYRDDIDEIELNTVTKTI from the coding sequence ATGTATTTGAGTTATGTAAGTTTAATTCTAGCTTTTATAAGTTTAGGCTTTTTGTTCTATTTAAAACGTAAAAAAGTCAATTTTGGCATCCGGGTATTTATCGGCTTAATCCTTGGTATAACCATAGGCTCTATCTTTAAAGAAAAAGCCCAAATAATTGAGCCTATCGGGAAAATATATATAGGATTAATCAAAATGGTCGTAATACCACTGGTAATGACCGCTATTATATCAAGCATTACGTCGCTTAAGAGCCCCGACCAGCTCAAGAGCATCGCAGTAAAATCTTTTGCATGGCTGCTATCTACAACCGCTATCGCTACAGCTATAGGAATCTTAGTAGCCCTTTCCCTTAATCTCGGTTCAGGCATGAAGTTTACCCCTGATACCAGCTTTAAAGCTCGTGAAATACCCACATTTTCTCAAGTTTTGTCGAACATGATCCCGTCCAACCCCGTCGCTTCCATGGCAGAAGGTAGTATCATTCCTATCGTGGTCTTCTCGCTCTTCATAGCCGTAGCAATCATAATAGAGAGAAAAAAGCACCCTGAAGAAGTAGAGCCCGCAGTAAACTTTATTATTTCCATGGAAAAAATTATGTTCAGAATTACCAAAATGGTGATTTCCCTTACACCTTATGGAGTTTTGGGATTAATAGCAGCCATTTCTGCAAAATACGGTCTGAAAACCACTATACCTCTTGCCAAAGTTATAGCAGCGGTGTACATTGCATGTGCAATACAACTTATCGTAGTTCACGGCGGACTAGTATCCTTTGTAGCAAAAGTAAATCCCTTGAGATTTTTCAAAAAGATATATCCTGCTCAAGTAGTAGCATTTACTACCCAGTCTAGCTATGGCACACTTCCCGTAACTATAAGATCACTAGTAGACAGGGTAAAAATCTCAGAAAAAATCGCCAGCTTTGTCGCTTCGCTAGGCTCTACAGTGGGAATGAATGCTTGCGGAGGGCTATATCCAGCTATAGTAGCGGTATTTGTAGCAAAAGTATTCAATATAGAACTTACTTTTAGCCATTATCTGTTTCTCATTGCCATGACCACAATCTCATCCATCGGCGTGGCAGGCGTCCCGGGTACCGCGTCTATTGTGACTACCGTCGTACTTGCAAGTTTGGGACTTCCTATTGAAGGGCTGGCCATGGTTCTGGGCATCGACGTAATACTGGATATGGTCAGAACCATGACCAATGTGACAGGTGCCTCAGTGGCAGCATTGCTAGTGGCTACTTCTGAAGGAGAATTTGACCGTGAAGCATTCTACAGAGATGACATAGATGAAATCGAGCTCAACACGGTGACAAAAACTATATAA
- a CDS encoding glycerate kinase, translated as MKIVVAPDSFKGNMTAYEVAYHVEKGIKRVFKDAEVVILPMADGGEGTVEALVKATRGQIISLDVMGPQRDKVKGFYGILGDGKTAVVEIAAASGLPLVSEDRLNPETATSYGTGELIRDALNHGIKKLIIGLGGSATNDGGAGIAQALGVKLMDEKGNAIDLGGINLKNLHHIDMSELDKRINDVEVLVACDVDNPLCGPRGASAVYGPQKGATPEMVIRLDEALAHFADVVKKDLGIDIMNMPGAGAAGGAGGGLVAFLGACLQPGIKLVCDAVNLDEQLKGADLVITGEGKIDGQTAHGKTPVGVASYAKRHGVPVFAIGGMLGEGYEVLHDYGIDALFDINPRTMTLSESIKESPENLEKVTEEIMRAIACFWKM; from the coding sequence ATGAAAATCGTAGTTGCACCTGATTCATTTAAAGGCAATATGACGGCTTATGAGGTGGCTTATCACGTAGAAAAAGGTATAAAAAGGGTATTTAAAGACGCAGAGGTAGTTATTTTGCCTATGGCTGATGGCGGAGAAGGTACTGTGGAAGCCCTTGTCAAAGCTACCAGAGGGCAGATTATATCCTTGGATGTAATGGGCCCGCAAAGGGATAAGGTGAAGGGTTTTTACGGCATTCTAGGCGATGGAAAAACTGCTGTTGTGGAAATAGCAGCGGCATCAGGTCTGCCACTGGTTTCTGAAGATAGGTTAAATCCAGAGACAGCTACCTCTTACGGAACTGGTGAGCTTATAAGAGACGCTTTAAATCATGGCATCAAAAAGCTCATAATAGGGCTTGGAGGCAGTGCTACCAATGACGGGGGCGCTGGTATTGCACAGGCTCTGGGCGTAAAGCTCATGGATGAAAAAGGTAATGCTATAGATCTTGGTGGTATTAACCTCAAAAACCTGCACCATATAGACATGTCCGAGCTGGATAAGAGGATAAATGATGTGGAGGTGCTGGTGGCCTGCGATGTAGACAATCCCCTATGCGGCCCGCGAGGGGCATCTGCGGTTTACGGCCCTCAGAAGGGCGCCACGCCGGAAATGGTTATAAGGCTGGATGAAGCGTTGGCTCATTTCGCCGATGTCGTTAAAAAAGACCTGGGTATTGACATAATGAACATGCCTGGCGCAGGAGCAGCAGGGGGTGCAGGAGGTGGACTGGTGGCGTTTCTGGGGGCTTGTTTGCAGCCTGGCATAAAGCTGGTATGTGATGCAGTAAATCTGGATGAGCAACTTAAAGGAGCTGACCTGGTGATAACAGGGGAAGGCAAAATAGACGGTCAGACTGCCCACGGCAAGACGCCGGTAGGGGTAGCGTCTTATGCTAAGAGACACGGTGTGCCTGTGTTTGCCATAGGAGGCATGTTGGGAGAAGGTTATGAGGTGCTGCACGATTACGGCATTGATGCTCTTTTTGATATAAACCCCCGTACCATGACTTTAAGCGAATCTATAAAGGAATCTCCTGAGAACCTGGAAAAAGTCACAGAAGAGATAATGCGGGCGATCGCGTGCTTTTGGAAAATGTGA
- a CDS encoding PhoH family protein, producing the protein MKKKYVLDTNVLLHDPECLFNFQDNDIILPAVVIEEIDEKKRDNDEVGRNARKVARILDELRKRGKLSDGVSLDGGGTLKVELNHRAMDCLKEVFFDASNDNRILAVALNLRDEELKKENPMPVVLVSKDVILRVKADSFGLAAEDYLSDKTVQYSDIYTGFMELKVYPSVIDEFYMERGILLQDLASNLGSSVKFYPNQYVILKDELGSSKSAVARYDLASDSLKPLIVPGEGVWGVTPRNAQQKMALDLLLNDNVLLVTLTGRAGTGKTLLALAAGLLKTQDERVYSKLLVARPVVPMGKDLGYLPGDKNEKLRPWMQPIYDNMEYLFSGKKNMKIDDIIVGLKNIEIEALTYIRGRSIPHQFIIIDEAQNLTRHEVKTIISRVGEGSKIVLIGDPEQIDNPYLDSSSNGLTQVVEAFKEQPLAGHVMLVKGERSKLAELAAGLL; encoded by the coding sequence AGACAATGACATTATTTTGCCTGCTGTGGTGATTGAGGAGATCGATGAAAAGAAGAGAGATAACGATGAGGTGGGGAGAAACGCCAGAAAGGTGGCGCGTATACTTGACGAGCTGAGAAAGAGGGGCAAGCTATCCGACGGAGTGTCTCTTGATGGCGGTGGGACGTTAAAGGTGGAATTAAATCACAGAGCGATGGATTGCTTAAAAGAAGTGTTTTTTGATGCCAGCAATGATAACAGGATACTGGCTGTGGCCTTGAACCTAAGGGATGAAGAGCTTAAAAAAGAAAATCCCATGCCGGTGGTATTGGTCAGCAAAGATGTTATATTGAGGGTGAAAGCTGATTCTTTTGGGCTGGCGGCGGAAGATTACCTTTCTGATAAAACCGTGCAGTACAGCGATATATATACGGGTTTTATGGAGTTAAAGGTTTATCCTTCTGTGATAGATGAATTCTACATGGAAAGAGGTATTTTATTACAAGATCTGGCTTCTAATTTAGGTTCCAGTGTGAAATTCTATCCTAATCAGTATGTGATTTTAAAAGATGAGTTGGGATCAAGCAAGTCAGCTGTGGCCAGGTACGATTTAGCCAGTGATTCTCTTAAGCCACTTATCGTGCCCGGTGAGGGCGTATGGGGAGTTACACCTCGCAACGCGCAGCAGAAAATGGCCCTGGACCTTTTGTTAAATGACAATGTGCTTCTCGTAACCCTTACCGGTAGAGCAGGTACTGGAAAGACTCTTCTGGCACTGGCGGCAGGGCTTTTGAAGACCCAAGATGAAAGGGTATACAGTAAATTGTTGGTGGCCAGGCCTGTAGTCCCCATGGGAAAAGATCTGGGTTATTTGCCAGGTGATAAAAATGAGAAATTAAGGCCGTGGATGCAGCCTATATACGATAATATGGAATACCTTTTCAGCGGCAAGAAAAACATGAAGATAGATGACATCATCGTGGGCCTTAAAAATATTGAAATAGAGGCGTTGACGTATATAAGGGGAAGGAGCATCCCTCATCAGTTTATAATCATTGATGAGGCGCAGAACCTTACGCGCCACGAGGTCAAGACCATCATATCAAGGGTAGGGGAAGGCAGCAAGATCGTCCTTATAGGTGACCCTGAACAGATTGACAATCCATATCTGGATTCCAGCAGCAATGGCCTTACCCAGGTTGTAGAAGCCTTTAAAGAACAGCCTTTGGCAGGTCATGTTATGCTTGTCAAAGGTGAGCGTTCGAAATTGGCCGAACTGGCAGCTGGTTTATTGTGA